The following proteins are encoded in a genomic region of Synechococcus sp. CBW1002:
- a CDS encoding glycosyltransferase, whose translation MSRKRRQGRKNPFHDFSKPSKPLEEMAMVSSGKPDPSLSSYPFVSLCTVTYNRAAFLPLLEKRILDQTYPRERMEWVLIDDSPAGVPDFVPSEASGLKVVYRRLDEKLPLGQKRNLSHTFCEGEIIVYLDDDDYYPPTRVEHAVRRLLDTGCLVAGSTLLPILFLPEKELWLAGPYGQHHATAGTFAFRRELLKQTAYSNDASRAEERFFLKNYSFPLAQLDPKQTILCIGHDRNTFEKRLLIQNKGNPRFRQLNQAEGPTAELLEEVASQYVTVMLSSSAPVGLTMQSPVERGDSGAIVQALPSIPILGHENGLCFDSNLVHFKIVITARVPAVSIDGCIQSLRQQKHHNFRAIVIVDPSTELTPEQISIAIDGDERFKVFMSPVSMHSSLEAFLKGVELLQPGCDDVMIEIDGVDRLLGDDALQLISHTYQRHQCLLTYGSYVRASDHQVVGSACLARTTLAHSFRQVGWCAAPLRSFKAGLLPFIVPSDLGDEAGAIDKQADASALFLLFLELAAGRMIWIPDPLLWLNDLGPLEGRLSSEITASVSFSRLRSIPPFAPAPFLSLATPPRSGVATGPDHQSLLGQAWLGDGRGVQVSVIVPTRNRPAHLTTVIRHFQAQTWPNKQMLILDDSATACAEAIALSQADARVTYLHRQSPQSLGEKLRQLCDLASGDIIARFDDDDYYAPDYLAFMVGDLLQHGCDFVSLRSWCCWHARSGVYGFCNSSLSGLRYSHLTADGITVLARNLTREELDSNAYGHGFSHVFSRSALLKLSGLDHSLPVDSSLLRRFVDVGCKIMFLDDLVGRVVHGVHPHSTSSCFAQHLLTHDVLASSTTLRPLPPTAFPPAGSI comes from the coding sequence GTGTCCAGAAAGCGGCGACAGGGGCGCAAGAATCCTTTCCATGATTTCTCCAAGCCATCGAAGCCACTCGAAGAGATGGCCATGGTCAGTTCAGGCAAGCCGGATCCCAGTTTGAGCTCCTACCCGTTTGTCAGTCTCTGCACGGTGACTTACAATCGGGCTGCATTTCTGCCGCTGCTGGAGAAAAGAATTCTCGATCAAACCTATCCCCGTGAACGCATGGAGTGGGTTCTGATCGATGATTCCCCAGCTGGTGTTCCTGATTTCGTGCCCAGCGAGGCAAGCGGTCTTAAGGTTGTCTATCGCCGGCTTGATGAGAAGCTACCACTGGGACAGAAGCGGAATCTCAGTCATACCTTCTGTGAGGGCGAGATCATCGTCTATCTCGACGATGATGATTATTATCCCCCGACTCGTGTCGAACACGCTGTTCGCCGGCTTCTGGACACTGGTTGTTTGGTCGCCGGGTCAACACTGCTGCCGATTCTTTTCCTGCCCGAAAAAGAGTTGTGGCTGGCAGGGCCCTATGGGCAACATCATGCCACGGCTGGAACATTTGCATTCCGTAGGGAGCTGTTGAAGCAAACTGCTTATTCCAATGATGCTTCTCGAGCTGAGGAGCGATTCTTCCTGAAGAATTACTCATTTCCTCTGGCGCAGCTGGATCCTAAACAGACAATCCTCTGCATTGGGCATGATCGCAACACATTTGAGAAGCGCCTGCTGATTCAGAACAAGGGCAATCCCCGCTTTCGCCAGCTGAATCAAGCAGAGGGACCGACGGCTGAGTTGCTTGAGGAAGTCGCGAGCCAGTATGTGACTGTCATGCTGAGTTCTTCCGCTCCAGTGGGGCTCACGATGCAGTCTCCTGTTGAACGTGGGGATTCTGGTGCGATTGTCCAGGCGCTTCCGTCTATTCCGATATTAGGACATGAGAATGGCTTATGCTTTGACAGCAATCTTGTCCATTTCAAGATTGTCATCACTGCCCGCGTTCCTGCGGTGTCGATTGATGGCTGTATTCAGTCACTGCGTCAGCAGAAGCATCATAACTTCAGGGCCATCGTCATTGTTGATCCATCTACGGAGCTGACGCCTGAGCAGATCTCTATCGCGATCGATGGGGATGAGCGATTCAAGGTGTTCATGAGCCCTGTGTCGATGCATTCATCTCTTGAAGCCTTTCTGAAGGGAGTCGAGCTGCTTCAGCCTGGCTGCGATGATGTGATGATCGAGATCGATGGGGTTGACCGGCTACTCGGTGATGATGCTCTTCAGCTGATCAGTCATACGTATCAGCGTCATCAGTGCCTGTTGACTTATGGCAGCTATGTTCGGGCAAGTGACCATCAGGTTGTTGGCAGCGCCTGCCTGGCACGTACCACCTTGGCCCATTCATTTCGCCAGGTTGGTTGGTGTGCGGCCCCGTTGCGCAGTTTCAAGGCCGGCTTGCTGCCGTTCATCGTTCCCTCTGATCTGGGGGATGAGGCTGGGGCGATTGACAAGCAAGCCGATGCATCAGCTTTGTTCCTTCTCTTTCTCGAGTTAGCAGCCGGGCGCATGATCTGGATTCCAGATCCACTGCTCTGGCTCAACGATCTTGGTCCTCTGGAGGGGCGCTTGTCTTCAGAGATCACCGCATCGGTTTCGTTCAGCCGCCTGCGATCGATCCCGCCGTTTGCCCCTGCTCCCTTTCTGTCCTTGGCGACTCCGCCCAGGAGTGGCGTGGCGACTGGCCCTGACCATCAATCTCTCCTGGGCCAAGCCTGGCTTGGCGATGGCAGGGGTGTTCAGGTTTCCGTGATTGTGCCCACCAGGAACAGACCCGCTCACCTGACCACTGTGATTCGGCATTTTCAGGCCCAGACCTGGCCCAATAAGCAGATGCTGATTCTTGATGACAGTGCCACTGCCTGTGCGGAGGCGATCGCTCTGTCACAGGCTGATGCGCGGGTGACCTACTTACATCGACAGAGTCCCCAATCTCTTGGTGAGAAGCTGCGCCAGCTTTGCGACCTTGCATCGGGTGACATTATTGCGCGCTTCGATGACGATGACTATTACGCGCCTGATTACCTGGCTTTTATGGTCGGAGATCTGTTGCAGCATGGCTGTGACTTTGTCTCGTTAAGGAGCTGGTGCTGTTGGCATGCACGTAGTGGTGTGTATGGCTTTTGTAACTCGTCATTGTCTGGCCTGCGCTATTCTCATCTCACGGCAGATGGGATCACTGTCTTGGCGAGAAACTTGACTCGTGAAGAGCTGGACTCGAATGCCTACGGTCATGGTTTCAGTCATGTGTTCTCTCGATCTGCTTTGCTGAAGCTGAGTGGGCTCGATCACTCTCTCCCTGTCGATTCTTCCTTGCTTCGACGATTTGTTGATGTTGGGTGCAAGATCATGTTCTTGGATGATCTTGTCGGGCGTGTCGTGCATGGGGTTCACCCGCACAGCACGTCATCCTGCTTTGCTCAGCATCTC
- a CDS encoding glycosyltransferase: MNDVRGHLDGVVGRLAFGWALDDSDPSRKLKITIVDKQTGATLGEGLANQPREDLGILGQQDSDYAFRIELNSFPSSLAEIEAVAGGVTLVKASTSTAAPSSGNLSSRSLDVLASLNQANLALQRTLALEIKVKRIAAALGLPLDIDNELPDDQKHQPRETPRQKAEEPGKLIVFSIIDWGYRYQRPQQISASLAEDGYQIHYVNANFIATHSSGSDSKALLPSLKRVRKNILEVTLKKPPHFSGSGNEQDLNNIYNHPSDAMALWISAQLRSLIEIYKLESAIAIIMHPSWHKICRTGLQELPIIYDCMDHIAGFPETSLEVIEEEKLLASQCDALVTTSEFLHNQFTHNNHYLIRNGCEYAYFSAAAMPDSLFERYQSATSPIVCYYGAISGWFDLKLVADVANQLNHHTFLLAGSTEGCDLDAVEIPDNVHFLGEIPYNKLTALLLLADVCIIPFKLIDLIKATNPVKIYEYLAAGKPVVSTRLPEIEALNLDESLVRLAATADEFSAAIINATKEDSSHEVVAARRHFAAENTWNNRKELYDQALNSIFPEVSIIIPCHNNIHSTQLCIESLQAHTHYPNYKLIIVDDASKDGTHHYLNRLQEQNSHISVITLEENSGFAHACNRGMGQARSDYLVILNNDTQVTPHWLFKLLRALRADQSIGLCGPVTNAIGNEQKIKIAYGTMKEMQWRSQEFTTARHRKTLEVDALAFFCVMLKRAVVRDIGLLDEDFGLGYYEDDDYCVRARKAGYRLVICDDVFIHHELSKSFGKDDLKRSELIAKNRTLFCAKWGFDVVHSYRDEEGFG, from the coding sequence GTGAACGACGTACGCGGCCACCTCGACGGGGTCGTCGGTCGCTTGGCGTTTGGATGGGCACTGGATGATTCCGATCCGTCCAGGAAGCTGAAAATTACAATTGTAGACAAACAAACGGGGGCCACGCTTGGTGAAGGCCTCGCCAATCAGCCCAGAGAAGATCTCGGTATCCTGGGTCAGCAGGATAGCGACTATGCATTCAGGATTGAACTGAACAGTTTCCCATCGTCTTTGGCTGAGATTGAAGCCGTGGCTGGCGGCGTCACCCTGGTCAAGGCTTCCACCAGCACCGCTGCACCAAGCAGCGGCAACCTTTCCAGCCGCAGCCTTGATGTGCTGGCATCTCTCAATCAGGCCAACTTGGCCTTACAGCGCACTCTTGCACTGGAAATCAAGGTCAAACGCATCGCAGCAGCACTGGGATTGCCCTTAGATATCGACAATGAACTCCCCGACGATCAGAAGCATCAGCCAAGGGAAACTCCAAGGCAAAAGGCCGAAGAGCCAGGCAAGCTGATTGTCTTCTCCATTATTGACTGGGGGTACCGATACCAAAGACCGCAACAGATCAGTGCATCACTGGCAGAGGATGGCTACCAGATCCATTATGTGAATGCAAACTTCATCGCCACTCACAGCAGCGGTAGCGATTCCAAGGCATTGCTGCCCTCCCTGAAAAGAGTTCGAAAAAACATCCTTGAAGTCACACTAAAAAAGCCACCCCACTTCTCCGGCAGCGGAAACGAGCAAGATCTCAATAACATCTACAACCACCCCAGTGATGCCATGGCACTGTGGATCTCGGCGCAACTGAGGAGTCTGATTGAGATCTACAAGCTAGAAAGTGCCATTGCAATCATCATGCATCCGTCATGGCACAAGATCTGTCGCACTGGGCTGCAGGAGCTGCCAATCATCTACGACTGCATGGATCATATCGCTGGCTTTCCTGAGACATCTCTTGAAGTGATCGAAGAAGAAAAGCTGCTGGCCAGCCAGTGCGATGCGCTTGTCACCACATCTGAGTTTCTGCATAATCAGTTCACACATAATAATCACTATCTTATCAGGAACGGCTGCGAGTATGCTTATTTTTCCGCTGCCGCCATGCCTGATAGTCTGTTTGAACGCTATCAGTCTGCAACGTCTCCCATTGTCTGCTACTACGGGGCGATTTCTGGCTGGTTCGACTTGAAACTTGTCGCCGATGTAGCGAACCAGCTTAATCACCATACATTTCTCCTGGCGGGTTCAACCGAAGGATGCGATCTCGATGCCGTAGAAATTCCAGATAACGTCCATTTCCTTGGCGAGATTCCGTACAATAAACTCACAGCTCTGTTACTCCTGGCGGACGTTTGTATAATTCCCTTCAAGCTGATAGACTTGATTAAAGCCACAAATCCTGTCAAGATCTATGAATATCTAGCCGCTGGCAAGCCTGTTGTTTCCACGAGGCTACCGGAAATCGAGGCGTTGAATCTGGATGAGTCTTTGGTACGCCTGGCGGCAACTGCGGATGAGTTCTCGGCAGCAATCATCAACGCAACAAAGGAGGACAGCTCCCATGAGGTTGTTGCGGCTAGGCGACATTTTGCCGCAGAGAATACCTGGAATAACCGCAAAGAACTTTACGACCAGGCACTTAACAGCATTTTCCCCGAAGTATCCATCATTATTCCATGTCACAACAACATTCATTCCACACAGCTATGCATCGAGAGCCTGCAAGCTCATACACACTACCCGAACTACAAGCTGATTATCGTCGATGACGCATCTAAAGATGGAACGCATCACTACTTGAACAGGTTGCAGGAGCAGAATTCTCACATTAGCGTCATCACACTCGAAGAAAATTCCGGCTTTGCACATGCTTGCAACCGTGGCATGGGGCAGGCACGATCAGACTATCTCGTGATTCTCAATAATGACACCCAAGTAACGCCACACTGGCTATTCAAGCTTTTGCGAGCCCTTCGCGCTGACCAATCGATTGGCCTGTGTGGCCCCGTGACCAATGCCATTGGCAACGAGCAGAAGATCAAGATTGCCTATGGCACCATGAAAGAAATGCAGTGGCGTAGCCAGGAGTTCACAACCGCTCGGCACAGAAAGACGCTAGAAGTGGATGCATTAGCGTTTTTCTGCGTCATGTTGAAGCGTGCTGTCGTTCGTGATATTGGATTGCTGGATGAAGACTTTGGCCTTGGCTACTATGAAGATGATGACTACTGTGTACGAGCTCGCAAAGCTGGCTATCGCCTCGTGATCTGCGATGATGTATTCATCCATCATGAACTCTCGAAGTCTTTTGGGAAAGATGATCTCAAGCGATCTGAGCTTATTGCCAAGAACAGGACATTATTCTGTGCCAAGTGGGGTTTTGACGTGGTTCATTCCTATCGAGATGAGGAGGGCTTTGGCTAA
- a CDS encoding tetratricopeptide repeat protein: protein MNIIALAELIRQRPLTSTQLHHVAEELEARADWTLMKQAFLSFRVDANPASRIIGFIDYKLAQACFHCGETKEAEALARQAIQIEPGFPYAYHLLGKCYTLLDQHSKAIEAHQRCCDLAPSFAWGWYELAQNHRHLHHWDHARYGLIRAIDCCTANESELIQQIQATHTSVDEGERLEIAKTIWGDRINGIPALKGLSESDHALLQLEQFKRQIDRLAEDFEVPA, encoded by the coding sequence ATGAATATCATCGCCTTGGCCGAATTGATTCGTCAACGCCCCTTGACATCAACTCAGTTGCATCACGTCGCAGAAGAACTGGAGGCAAGAGCGGATTGGACCCTGATGAAGCAGGCCTTTCTTTCCTTCCGGGTTGATGCGAATCCAGCCAGCAGGATCATTGGGTTTATTGATTACAAGTTGGCGCAGGCCTGCTTCCATTGTGGTGAAACCAAAGAAGCCGAGGCCTTGGCCAGGCAGGCGATTCAGATCGAGCCTGGCTTTCCATATGCTTATCATTTACTTGGAAAGTGTTATACACTGCTCGATCAGCACAGCAAGGCCATCGAAGCCCATCAACGATGCTGTGATCTGGCCCCCAGCTTTGCCTGGGGATGGTATGAGCTGGCACAAAACCATCGGCATCTTCACCACTGGGATCATGCCCGTTACGGGTTGATCAGGGCCATAGACTGTTGCACCGCCAACGAGTCTGAGCTGATCCAGCAGATCCAGGCGACGCATACCAGTGTGGATGAAGGAGAGCGCCTGGAAATCGCGAAGACCATCTGGGGAGATCGAATCAACGGGATTCCGGCGTTGAAGGGCTTATCGGAAAGCGACCATGCCCTGCTCCAGTTGGAGCAATTCAAACGCCAGATTGATCGCTTGGCCGAGGATTTCGAAGTTCCGGCTTGA
- a CDS encoding tetratricopeptide repeat protein: MTTPAQQPGRLRRALGRLWPRPQAEAPALAQSPLFEGAAGNRSPAVPVSVPLPAHAPEHLVAQASRYFDYAEDLSLRGAPELAAPFYRQAYVLLRASAQSGPYSSDGPAVAPRPVQTIAAQPQPANPAQQAPAVPWRQRLEALRRQLNAQTAAAVTRELDQLQAQGVSDPDLHKLKGLAALLQRDDGKAEEGFRAALELDSSHYSSLVNLAGIFVRSGRAEQAVPLLRRSFGQIAADDPEAVPALNNLALAHQQLGQAMEAAQLVHRIHRLKPGYLRPARLTEAAGTLEQMGQDREAIELLTWLQQQQQASPALLRTLAQLHERRGEFEQASLIYRQALADPGEVPTVAKTPFKPDDPQQGDARRGESLKPELRNPRPSDQSGV, translated from the coding sequence ATGACCACCCCTGCACAGCAGCCCGGCCGCCTGCGAAGGGCCCTGGGGCGGTTGTGGCCACGCCCCCAGGCAGAAGCTCCGGCGCTCGCTCAGTCACCCCTGTTCGAGGGCGCGGCAGGCAACCGCTCCCCAGCCGTGCCGGTGAGCGTGCCCCTGCCGGCCCATGCACCAGAGCACCTGGTGGCGCAGGCTTCCCGCTACTTCGACTACGCCGAGGATCTGAGCCTGCGCGGTGCCCCTGAACTGGCGGCCCCCTTTTACAGGCAGGCCTATGTGCTGTTGCGTGCTTCTGCGCAGAGCGGGCCCTACAGCTCGGACGGCCCGGCCGTCGCGCCCAGGCCTGTGCAGACGATCGCTGCCCAGCCGCAGCCGGCCAACCCGGCCCAGCAGGCTCCTGCGGTGCCCTGGCGTCAACGCCTTGAGGCGCTGCGCCGGCAGCTCAACGCCCAGACGGCTGCCGCCGTGACGCGTGAATTGGATCAGCTCCAGGCCCAGGGCGTGAGTGATCCGGATCTTCACAAGCTCAAGGGTCTGGCGGCCCTGCTGCAACGCGATGACGGCAAGGCCGAGGAGGGGTTCCGCGCCGCTTTGGAGCTGGATTCCAGTCACTACAGCAGCCTGGTGAATCTGGCTGGGATCTTCGTACGCAGCGGCAGGGCGGAGCAGGCGGTTCCACTGCTGCGGAGGTCTTTCGGGCAGATTGCCGCCGATGATCCAGAGGCTGTGCCGGCCCTGAATAATCTTGCTCTGGCCCATCAACAGTTGGGCCAGGCGATGGAGGCGGCCCAGCTGGTGCATCGCATTCATCGGCTCAAGCCCGGTTATCTGCGGCCAGCCCGATTGACGGAGGCTGCCGGCACGTTGGAGCAGATGGGTCAGGACCGTGAGGCGATTGAGCTCCTCACCTGGCTGCAGCAGCAGCAGCAGGCGAGCCCTGCCCTGCTCAGAACCCTGGCGCAGCTGCATGAGCGGCGTGGTGAGTTTGAACAGGCTTCGCTGATCTATCGCCAGGCTCTTGCCGATCCAGGCGAAGTGCCAACGGTTGCCAAGACTCCGTTCAAGCCTGACGATCCGCAACAGGGCGATGCACGAAGGGGTGAATCGCTCAAGCCGGAACTTCGAAATCCTCGGCCAAGCGATCAATCTGGCGTTTGA
- a CDS encoding peptidylprolyl isomerase, with amino-acid sequence MQLACSDLEPLLRERMQQMHTKPLPQLLHDQGLLRQWSQQHLLERVQQSVGFSAEEAPAVVQRLWDGIGQPPPDFNLEGQWLDRVDAKLQSTLQQRWQQLQLQKWLELNYGEDVESHFLARRESLEKIVYGAIRVASVGLADEIYLRLIGGEESFAALALQFSLGEERYTHGLVGPMTVDKPHPSIRQVLQTLAVGDVHPPLPLNRWYFILQLEHREPARLDEATRFQLLQELFERDLNAQLDQTLDELLPRLLTTTASEG; translated from the coding sequence ATGCAACTGGCCTGCAGTGATCTCGAACCGCTGCTCCGCGAAAGGATGCAGCAGATGCACACCAAACCCTTGCCGCAGCTGCTGCATGACCAGGGGTTGCTGCGTCAGTGGAGCCAGCAGCACCTGCTGGAACGGGTGCAGCAGAGCGTGGGATTCAGCGCCGAAGAAGCTCCGGCAGTGGTGCAACGCCTCTGGGATGGGATCGGCCAGCCTCCACCCGATTTCAACCTGGAGGGCCAGTGGCTCGACAGGGTGGATGCCAAACTGCAATCCACCTTGCAACAACGCTGGCAACAACTGCAACTACAGAAATGGCTGGAACTCAACTACGGCGAGGATGTGGAAAGCCACTTCCTGGCCCGGCGTGAATCCCTTGAAAAAATTGTCTACGGGGCGATTCGCGTCGCCTCGGTCGGCCTGGCCGATGAGATCTATCTCCGCCTGATCGGCGGAGAAGAGAGCTTTGCTGCCCTGGCCCTGCAGTTTTCCCTGGGTGAAGAGCGCTACACCCATGGCCTGGTGGGGCCGATGACCGTCGACAAGCCCCATCCCAGCATCCGCCAGGTGCTGCAGACCCTGGCGGTGGGGGATGTGCATCCACCCCTGCCGCTGAACCGCTGGTACTTCATCCTCCAACTGGAGCATCGCGAGCCAGCCCGCCTCGATGAGGCGACCCGGTTTCAGCTGCTGCAGGAACTGTTTGAACGCGACCTCAATGCCCAGCTCGATCAGACGCTCGACGAGCTGCTGCCACGCCTGCTGACCACCACCGCTTCCGAGGGCTGA
- a CDS encoding ABC transporter transmembrane domain-containing protein, protein MSETISMQELLARLILFAGLPEPMLQQLASAARVLRFQLGQPLSRPDCVSDHIYVVLEGQVRSVVQSPRLPKRVATLERLGVGSVLCLSGLTSGRPGGWETLIASTETVVLALPHALLRQVMQAHAPLGDRINRVLSPAELFAVLDAYLRDYPRALEQEVVAAALQLAPTCYVRYLDPQDPVVQQLPQDRLWLVTGGALPLATVLPIADPPPAADPAAVEAPVPGPASADSSSGDSSSGDSASGDSASAGSTATEAAAAAARPRVVRAVGIDQAALEAILEPKPEANADSGSATSAQDGAALSLSRWQEHLRIQDASTIPEADFLEEFEAEEPLDVERQPPEAFPWYRGVGPLESPIAAFRMLSDFLGLPFRKELMQRVFSDQVKRHGEASLALTGAVAESIGLQTQLLEIKADSLARLTCPLMVRWGNGLAVIYRIRAKQIVLGIPASGNVEISLDDFKEQWGSEGEVITLAVNEFTPKRKFGFRWFLPALRQHRAVLIEVLLASFFVQLFGLVNPLLIQQIIDKVIINNSSSALGLLGSLLVVFAIFEGLLLCLRTFLFIDTTNRIDLALGTRIIDHLLRLPLKYFDRRPVGEISNRIGELEKVRGFLTGTALTTILDAIFALLYVVVMLIYSWQLTLLTLSVIPVLVVLTLAVSPMVRSQLQSRAVANARTQSHLVEVLGSMMTVKAQNIELRSRWKWQDLYTDFVAEGFDNTLLSTTAGTFSAFLNKLSSLLVIWGGAALVLKGDLTLGELIAFRIISGYVTQPLLRMTSVWQSVQETALSLERLSDIIDTPQEAPEDNASRIVMPSIEGRVDFQNVEFRYQNSAPLMLNGVNLSIPKGAFVAIVGTSGSGKSTLTKLLARLYSPEKGSVLIDGVDINKVELYSLRRQLGIVPQDTVLFDGTLEENITLTNPEASSEEIIQAATVAAAHDFIMALPAGYSNQVGERGSSLSGGQRQRIAIARTILQKPKMLIMDEATSALDYQTERVVCENLMQSLRHCTVLFITHRLTSIVNADMIVCMGNGSILEVGKHEQLMANRGPYYALFMQQGARGSSSSSSSSSYRPVDPAQGTYALGASRA, encoded by the coding sequence ATGTCCGAGACCATCTCGATGCAGGAGTTACTGGCACGGCTGATCCTGTTCGCCGGCCTGCCGGAGCCGATGCTGCAGCAGCTCGCCTCGGCGGCCCGGGTGCTGCGCTTCCAGTTGGGCCAGCCGCTCTCGAGGCCTGATTGCGTCAGCGACCACATCTATGTGGTGTTGGAAGGACAGGTGCGCTCGGTGGTGCAGTCACCACGGCTGCCGAAACGGGTGGCCACCCTCGAACGCCTGGGCGTGGGCAGCGTGCTCTGCCTCAGTGGTCTCACCAGTGGCCGTCCCGGTGGCTGGGAAACGCTGATCGCCTCCACCGAAACAGTGGTGCTGGCCCTCCCCCACGCCCTGCTGCGCCAGGTGATGCAGGCCCATGCCCCCCTGGGAGACCGGATCAACCGGGTCCTCAGCCCGGCTGAGCTGTTCGCCGTTCTGGATGCCTATCTGCGCGATTATCCACGCGCCCTGGAACAGGAGGTGGTTGCAGCTGCGCTGCAACTGGCGCCCACCTGCTATGTGCGCTACCTCGATCCGCAGGATCCCGTGGTGCAGCAATTGCCCCAGGATCGCCTCTGGCTGGTGACCGGCGGCGCATTGCCTCTGGCCACGGTGCTGCCGATCGCCGATCCCCCGCCTGCCGCCGATCCAGCCGCTGTCGAGGCCCCAGTTCCAGGTCCTGCCTCTGCAGACAGTTCCTCTGGAGACAGTTCCTCTGGAGACAGTGCCTCTGGAGACAGTGCCTCCGCAGGGAGCACAGCCACCGAAGCGGCGGCGGCCGCAGCTCGCCCCCGTGTGGTCCGCGCGGTAGGCATCGATCAGGCCGCCCTCGAGGCCATCCTGGAACCGAAACCGGAGGCCAACGCGGATTCGGGATCGGCAACCTCCGCCCAGGATGGCGCCGCCCTCTCGCTGAGCCGCTGGCAGGAGCACCTGCGCATTCAGGATGCGTCCACGATTCCAGAGGCTGACTTTCTCGAGGAATTCGAGGCCGAGGAGCCCCTGGATGTGGAGCGTCAGCCACCTGAGGCTTTCCCCTGGTATCGCGGCGTCGGCCCGCTCGAATCGCCGATTGCGGCCTTCCGCATGCTCAGCGACTTCCTCGGCCTTCCCTTCCGCAAGGAACTGATGCAGCGCGTGTTCAGCGATCAGGTCAAACGCCATGGTGAAGCGTCGCTCGCCCTGACCGGTGCCGTTGCCGAATCGATCGGCCTGCAGACCCAGCTGCTCGAAATCAAGGCGGATTCCCTGGCCCGCCTCACCTGCCCCCTGATGGTGCGCTGGGGCAATGGGCTGGCGGTGATCTATCGCATCCGCGCCAAGCAGATCGTGCTGGGCATCCCGGCCAGCGGCAACGTCGAGATCAGCCTCGACGACTTCAAGGAGCAGTGGGGATCGGAGGGGGAAGTGATCACCCTGGCGGTGAATGAATTCACCCCCAAGCGCAAGTTCGGCTTCCGCTGGTTCCTGCCGGCCCTGCGCCAGCATCGCGCCGTGCTGATTGAGGTGTTGCTGGCCAGCTTCTTTGTGCAACTGTTCGGCCTGGTCAACCCGCTGCTGATTCAGCAGATCATCGACAAGGTGATCATCAATAACAGTTCCTCCGCCCTCGGCTTGCTGGGATCTCTGCTGGTGGTCTTCGCGATTTTCGAAGGGTTGCTGCTCTGTTTACGCACCTTCCTCTTCATCGACACCACCAATCGCATCGACCTGGCCCTTGGCACCCGGATCATTGATCACCTGCTGCGCCTGCCCCTCAAATATTTCGACCGCCGACCGGTGGGGGAGATCAGCAACCGGATCGGTGAACTGGAAAAGGTGCGGGGCTTTCTGACGGGCACAGCGCTCACGACCATCCTCGATGCGATCTTCGCGCTTCTCTATGTGGTGGTGATGCTCATCTACAGCTGGCAGCTCACCCTGCTCACCCTGTCTGTGATTCCCGTTCTGGTCGTGCTCACCCTGGCGGTCTCGCCGATGGTGCGCAGCCAGCTGCAGAGCCGCGCCGTGGCCAATGCCCGCACCCAGAGCCACCTGGTGGAAGTGCTGGGCAGCATGATGACGGTGAAAGCCCAGAACATCGAGCTGCGCAGCCGCTGGAAGTGGCAGGATCTGTATACCGATTTCGTGGCGGAAGGCTTCGACAACACCCTGCTCAGCACAACGGCCGGCACCTTCAGCGCCTTTCTCAACAAGCTCTCCAGCCTGCTGGTGATCTGGGGAGGGGCGGCACTGGTGCTGAAAGGCGATCTCACCCTGGGGGAACTGATCGCCTTCCGCATCATCTCCGGCTACGTCACCCAGCCGCTGCTGCGCATGACCTCCGTATGGCAGAGCGTTCAGGAAACCGCCCTCTCGCTCGAACGTCTGAGCGACATCATCGACACGCCCCAGGAGGCCCCGGAAGACAACGCCAGCCGCATCGTGATGCCATCAATCGAAGGACGGGTCGATTTCCAGAATGTCGAGTTCCGTTACCAGAATTCGGCTCCGCTGATGCTGAATGGCGTCAATCTCTCCATCCCCAAAGGTGCCTTCGTGGCGATCGTGGGCACCAGCGGTTCCGGTAAGAGCACCCTGACCAAGCTTCTGGCACGCCTGTATTCACCAGAGAAAGGCTCCGTTCTGATCGATGGCGTTGACATCAACAAAGTTGAGCTCTATTCCCTCCGTCGCCAGCTCGGCATCGTTCCCCAGGACACGGTTCTCTTTGATGGCACCCTCGAAGAGAACATCACCCTGACCAATCCCGAAGCCTCCAGCGAAGAAATCATCCAGGCTGCCACCGTGGCGGCGGCCCATGACTTCATCATGGCGCTACCAGCGGGCTATTCCAACCAGGTGGGAGAACGGGGCAGCAGCCTCTCGGGAGGTCAGCGTCAGCGCATCGCGATTGCCCGCACCATCCTGCAGAAGCCGAAGATGCTGATCATGGACGAAGCAACCTCAGCGCTCGACTATCAGACCGAACGCGTTGTCTGCGAAAACCTGATGCAGTCTTTACGTCACTGTACCGTGCTGTTCATCACGCACCGCCTCACATCCATTGTCAATGCCGACATGATTGTCTGCATGGGCAACGGTTCCATCCTTGAAGTTGGCAAACATGAGCAGTTGATGGCCAATCGTGGTCCTTACTATGCTCTCTTCATGCAACAAGGGGCCCGGGGCAGCTCCTCTTCCTCCTCGTCTTCGTCCTATCGTCCCGTTGATCCAGCCCAAGGGACCTACGCCCTCGGTGCTTCTAGGGCCTGA